The genomic window TTTATCATCTCCCTGCAACTTGTGGGCGGCCTTCGGGTCGCCCATTTTTTTTGGAGAATTAAATGACTCTCGCTAATCCGCGCCCGCTCAACATCATTCGCGTGTTCGCGCATATGGCGGACTGCTCCACGCCGGGCAGTGCATTCACCGCAGCGCCATGCCGCGGCAGGGTGGTGAAGATGGGCTCCGTCATCCACGCGGCAGTCACCACTGCCGACAACACCATCACCACAAAGATCAAGGGTAACGTCGTGACGGGCGGCGGCTGGACCATTGCCTTCACGGGCTCTGCGGCCGGCGATGTCGATATCGTCGTTCCCGCCGACGGTAACGCCGTCAACGAGGATGATGCCATCGAGTTCGTCACCGACGGTGCAGGCTCCGGCACCGTGCCCACAACCTTCTTCGCAGACGTCCAGATTGCTTGATATGAAACAGTCCCATCGCATCGGCGTCACGCAGGCCATTGCCTATGACGCATCTGCCGCCATCGCCAACGCGTTCGGCCCGCAGACCTATCGCATCAGGCTGGTGTCGAATTCGGCCTGCCATTTCCGGATCGGCGACGGCGCGCAGACCGCGACCGCCGCGGATCCCTATCTGCCTGCCAACTGGGAGACCTTCGTCACCGTGACGCCAGGCCAGCGCATCTCCGCCATCAAGGCCGCGACCGGCGGCCTAGTCAGTGCGACAGCGGGCACCCTGTGGGTAACGGAACTGCAATG from Nitrobacteraceae bacterium AZCC 1564 includes these protein-coding regions:
- a CDS encoding PhoPQ-activated pathogenicity-related protein (product_source=COG4287; cog=COG4287; superfamily=49401) gives rise to the protein MTLANPRPLNIIRVFAHMADCSTPGSAFTAAPCRGRVVKMGSVIHAAVTTADNTITTKIKGNVVTGGGWTIAFTGSAAGDVDIVVPADGNAVNEDDAIEFVTDGAGSGTVPTTFFADVQIA
- a CDS encoding hypothetical protein (product_source=Hypo-rule applied; superfamily=49503) → MKQSHRIGVTQAIAYDASAAIANAFGPQTYRIRLVSNSACHFRIGDGAQTATAADPYLPANWETFVTVTPGQRISAIKAATGGLVSATAGTLWVTELQ